A window from Parus major isolate Abel chromosome 27, Parus_major1.1, whole genome shotgun sequence encodes these proteins:
- the ITGB3 gene encoding integrin beta-3 isoform X1, which translates to MNPLPALGASLQHPCDAAGARGHSEELAGGNICTTRGVNSCKQCLAVSPLCTWCSAEVWAQSTPRCDLRANLLHNGCGLDHIESPSSSVIIVEDRPLSSKGSGGSTTTQMSPQRIQLNLRPDDSQVFHVQVRQVEDYPVDIYYLMDLSNSMKDDLRNIQNLGTKLASEMRKLTSNLRIGFGAFVDKPISPYMYISPPEAVKNPCYEIGETCLPMFGYKHVLTLTDEVTRFNEEVQKQSVSRNRDAPEGGFDAIIQATVCDKKIGWRNDASHLLVFTTDAKTHIALDGRLAGIVQPNDAQCHIDKDNFYSATTTLDYPSLGLMTEKLSQKNINLIFAVTDTVVGLYQNYSELIPGTTVGTLSRDSSNVLQLIVDSYGKIRSKVELEVRDLPEELSLAFNATCLNDEVIPGLKSCMGLKIGDTVSFSIEAKVRGCPQEQKKFFTIKPVGFKDSLTVEVNFNCECSCESHAEANSRSCSHGNGTLECGVCRCNPGRLGSHCECSEEEYNPSQQDNCSPQPGQPLCSQRGECICGQCVCHSSDFGKVTGKYCECDDFSCVRFKGQMCSGHGQCSCGDCLCNSDWTGDYCNCTTRTDTCMSSNGLVCSGHGSCVCGRCECTQPGSYGDTCEKCPTCPDACTIKKDCVECKKFERGKLVEQQSCSRMCRDEIETVQELSDRGKDAVNCTYKDENDCVMRFQYYEDSSGKSILYVIEEPDCPKGPDVLVVLLSVTGAILLIGLTALLIWKLLITIHDRREFARFEEEKARAKWDTTHNPLYKEATSTFTNITYRGNM; encoded by the exons GTCTGGGCGCAGTCGACCCCTCGCTGTGACCTACGTGCCAACCTCCTGCACAACGGCTGCGGCTTGGATCACATTGAGTCCCCCAGCAGCAGTGTCATCATCGTGGAGGACCGGCCCCTCAGCAGCAAGGGCTCGGGGGGGTCCACCACCACTCAGATGAGCCCCCAGAGAATACAGCTGAACCTGCGGCCAG ATGACTCCCAGGTCTTTCATGTTCAAGTGCGTCAAGTGGAAGATTACCCAGTGGACATCTACTACCTGATGGACCTGTCCAACTCAATGAAGGATGATCTGAGGAACATCCAGAACTTGGGCACAAAACTGGCCAGTGAGATGCGTAAGCTCACCAGCAACCTACGCATCGGCTTTGGGGCCTTTGTGGACAAACCCATTTCCCCCTATATGTACATATCTCCTCCAGAAGCCGTCAAGAACCCTTGCTATGA GATTGGGGAAACCTGCCTGCCTATGTTTGGGTACAAACACGTCCTGACGCTCACGGATGAGGTGACTCGCTTCAACGAGGAGGTGCAGAAGCAGAGTGTGTCCCGGAACCGTGATGCACCTGAGGGCGGCTTCGATGCCATCATCCAGGCCACTGTGTGCGAT aaaaaaattggcTGGAGGAATGATGCTTCCCACCTGCTTGTCTTCACCACGGACGCAAAGACCCACATTGCGCTGGACGGGCGGCTGGCTGGCATTGTGCAGCCCAATGATGCACAGTGCCACATTGACAAGGATAATTTCTACTCTGCCACTACCACTCTG gacTATCCCTCTCTAGGCCTGATGACTGAGAAACTCTCACAGAAGAACATCAACTTGATCTTTGCTGTGACAGATACTGTTGTTGGCCTCTACCAG AACTACAGTGAGCTGATCCCAGGCACAACTGTGGGCACCTTGTCCAGAGACTCCAGCAACGTCCTGCAGCTCATAGTGGACTCCTATGGG AAAATCCGCTCCAAAGTGGAGTTGGAGGTGCGTGACCTCCCTGAAGAGCTGTCTCTGGCCTTCAATGCCACCTGCCTCAACGACGAGGTGATCCCTGGGCTCAAGTCTTGCATGGGGCTCAAGATCGGGGACACG GTGAGCTTCAGCATCGAGGCCAAAGTGCGGGGCTGCCCTCAGgagcagaagaaattcttcaccaTCAAACCTGTGGGCTTCAAGGACAGCCTGACAGTGGAGGTGAACTTCAACTGTGAGTGCTCCTGTGAGAGCCATGCCGAGGCCAACAGCCGGTCCTGCAGCCATGGCAATGGCACGCTGGAGTGCGGCGTGTGCCGCTGCAACCCTGGGCGCCTGGGCTCACACTGCGAGTGCTCAGAGGAGGAGTACAACCCCTCACAGCAGGATAACTGCAGTCCCCAGCCAGGCCAGCCCCTGTGCAGCCAGCGTGGCGAGTGCATCTGCGGGCAGTGTGTGTGCCACAGCAGCGACTTTGGGAAGGTGACGGGCAAGTATTGCGAGTGCGACGACTTTTCCTGTGTTCGCTTCAAGGGCCAGATGTGCTCAG GCCATGGGCAGTGCAGCTGTGGGGACTGTCTGTGCAACTCAGACTGGACAGGCGACTACTGCAACTGCACCACGCGCACTGACACCTGCATGTCCAGCAATGGGCTGGTGTGCAGTGGCCATGGCTCCTGCGTATGCGGCCGCTGTGAGTGCACTCAGCCTGGGTCCTACGGAGACACCTGCGAGAAGTGCCCCACCTGCCCAGATGCCTGCACCATCAAAAA GGATTGTGTGGAGTGCAAGAAGTTTGAGCGGGGAAAGCTAGTGGAGCAGCAGTCCTGCAGCCGCATGTGCCGTGATGAGATCGAGACGGTGCAGGAACTGA GTGACAGAGGCAAGGATGCTGTGAACTGCACCTATAAGGATGAGAATGACTGTGTGATGAGGTTCCAGTACTACGAGGACTCCAGTGGCAAGTCCATCCTCTACGTCATTGAGGAGCCTG aCTGTCCAAAGGGGCCAGATGTCCTGGTAGTCCTGCTCTCAGTGACAGGTGCCATCCTGCTTATTGGCCTCACTGCCCTGCTCATCTGGAAGCTCCTCATCACCATCCATGATCGCCGTGAATTTGCCCGTTTCGAGGAGGAGAAGGCCAGGGCCAAGTGGGATACG aCCCATAATCCTTTATATAAAGAGGCCACATCTACCTTCACCAACATCACATACCGCGGGAACATGTAA
- the ITGB3 gene encoding integrin beta-3 isoform X2: MGQLSVTLGILLLCTTGSGGGNICTTRGVNSCKQCLAVSPLCTWCSAEVWAQSTPRCDLRANLLHNGCGLDHIESPSSSVIIVEDRPLSSKGSGGSTTTQMSPQRIQLNLRPDDSQVFHVQVRQVEDYPVDIYYLMDLSNSMKDDLRNIQNLGTKLASEMRKLTSNLRIGFGAFVDKPISPYMYISPPEAVKNPCYEIGETCLPMFGYKHVLTLTDEVTRFNEEVQKQSVSRNRDAPEGGFDAIIQATVCDKKIGWRNDASHLLVFTTDAKTHIALDGRLAGIVQPNDAQCHIDKDNFYSATTTLDYPSLGLMTEKLSQKNINLIFAVTDTVVGLYQNYSELIPGTTVGTLSRDSSNVLQLIVDSYGKIRSKVELEVRDLPEELSLAFNATCLNDEVIPGLKSCMGLKIGDTVSFSIEAKVRGCPQEQKKFFTIKPVGFKDSLTVEVNFNCECSCESHAEANSRSCSHGNGTLECGVCRCNPGRLGSHCECSEEEYNPSQQDNCSPQPGQPLCSQRGECICGQCVCHSSDFGKVTGKYCECDDFSCVRFKGQMCSGHGQCSCGDCLCNSDWTGDYCNCTTRTDTCMSSNGLVCSGHGSCVCGRCECTQPGSYGDTCEKCPTCPDACTIKKDCVECKKFERGKLVEQQSCSRMCRDEIETVQELSDRGKDAVNCTYKDENDCVMRFQYYEDSSGKSILYVIEEPDCPKGPDVLVVLLSVTGAILLIGLTALLIWKLLITIHDRREFARFEEEKARAKWDTTHNPLYKEATSTFTNITYRGNM; encoded by the exons GTCTGGGCGCAGTCGACCCCTCGCTGTGACCTACGTGCCAACCTCCTGCACAACGGCTGCGGCTTGGATCACATTGAGTCCCCCAGCAGCAGTGTCATCATCGTGGAGGACCGGCCCCTCAGCAGCAAGGGCTCGGGGGGGTCCACCACCACTCAGATGAGCCCCCAGAGAATACAGCTGAACCTGCGGCCAG ATGACTCCCAGGTCTTTCATGTTCAAGTGCGTCAAGTGGAAGATTACCCAGTGGACATCTACTACCTGATGGACCTGTCCAACTCAATGAAGGATGATCTGAGGAACATCCAGAACTTGGGCACAAAACTGGCCAGTGAGATGCGTAAGCTCACCAGCAACCTACGCATCGGCTTTGGGGCCTTTGTGGACAAACCCATTTCCCCCTATATGTACATATCTCCTCCAGAAGCCGTCAAGAACCCTTGCTATGA GATTGGGGAAACCTGCCTGCCTATGTTTGGGTACAAACACGTCCTGACGCTCACGGATGAGGTGACTCGCTTCAACGAGGAGGTGCAGAAGCAGAGTGTGTCCCGGAACCGTGATGCACCTGAGGGCGGCTTCGATGCCATCATCCAGGCCACTGTGTGCGAT aaaaaaattggcTGGAGGAATGATGCTTCCCACCTGCTTGTCTTCACCACGGACGCAAAGACCCACATTGCGCTGGACGGGCGGCTGGCTGGCATTGTGCAGCCCAATGATGCACAGTGCCACATTGACAAGGATAATTTCTACTCTGCCACTACCACTCTG gacTATCCCTCTCTAGGCCTGATGACTGAGAAACTCTCACAGAAGAACATCAACTTGATCTTTGCTGTGACAGATACTGTTGTTGGCCTCTACCAG AACTACAGTGAGCTGATCCCAGGCACAACTGTGGGCACCTTGTCCAGAGACTCCAGCAACGTCCTGCAGCTCATAGTGGACTCCTATGGG AAAATCCGCTCCAAAGTGGAGTTGGAGGTGCGTGACCTCCCTGAAGAGCTGTCTCTGGCCTTCAATGCCACCTGCCTCAACGACGAGGTGATCCCTGGGCTCAAGTCTTGCATGGGGCTCAAGATCGGGGACACG GTGAGCTTCAGCATCGAGGCCAAAGTGCGGGGCTGCCCTCAGgagcagaagaaattcttcaccaTCAAACCTGTGGGCTTCAAGGACAGCCTGACAGTGGAGGTGAACTTCAACTGTGAGTGCTCCTGTGAGAGCCATGCCGAGGCCAACAGCCGGTCCTGCAGCCATGGCAATGGCACGCTGGAGTGCGGCGTGTGCCGCTGCAACCCTGGGCGCCTGGGCTCACACTGCGAGTGCTCAGAGGAGGAGTACAACCCCTCACAGCAGGATAACTGCAGTCCCCAGCCAGGCCAGCCCCTGTGCAGCCAGCGTGGCGAGTGCATCTGCGGGCAGTGTGTGTGCCACAGCAGCGACTTTGGGAAGGTGACGGGCAAGTATTGCGAGTGCGACGACTTTTCCTGTGTTCGCTTCAAGGGCCAGATGTGCTCAG GCCATGGGCAGTGCAGCTGTGGGGACTGTCTGTGCAACTCAGACTGGACAGGCGACTACTGCAACTGCACCACGCGCACTGACACCTGCATGTCCAGCAATGGGCTGGTGTGCAGTGGCCATGGCTCCTGCGTATGCGGCCGCTGTGAGTGCACTCAGCCTGGGTCCTACGGAGACACCTGCGAGAAGTGCCCCACCTGCCCAGATGCCTGCACCATCAAAAA GGATTGTGTGGAGTGCAAGAAGTTTGAGCGGGGAAAGCTAGTGGAGCAGCAGTCCTGCAGCCGCATGTGCCGTGATGAGATCGAGACGGTGCAGGAACTGA GTGACAGAGGCAAGGATGCTGTGAACTGCACCTATAAGGATGAGAATGACTGTGTGATGAGGTTCCAGTACTACGAGGACTCCAGTGGCAAGTCCATCCTCTACGTCATTGAGGAGCCTG aCTGTCCAAAGGGGCCAGATGTCCTGGTAGTCCTGCTCTCAGTGACAGGTGCCATCCTGCTTATTGGCCTCACTGCCCTGCTCATCTGGAAGCTCCTCATCACCATCCATGATCGCCGTGAATTTGCCCGTTTCGAGGAGGAGAAGGCCAGGGCCAAGTGGGATACG aCCCATAATCCTTTATATAAAGAGGCCACATCTACCTTCACCAACATCACATACCGCGGGAACATGTAA